A single window of Gossypium hirsutum isolate 1008001.06 chromosome A10, Gossypium_hirsutum_v2.1, whole genome shotgun sequence DNA harbors:
- the LOC107896794 gene encoding 40S ribosomal protein S4-like has protein sequence MARGLKKHLKRLNAPRHWMLDKLGGAFAPKPSSGPHKSRECLPLILILRNRLKYALTYREVIAILMQRHVMVDGKVRTDKTYPAGFMDVVSIPKTNEDFRLLYDTKGRFRLHAITGDETKFKLCKVRSVQFGQKGIPYLNTYDGRTIRYPDPLIKANDTIKLDLESNKIVDFIKFDVGNVVMVTGGRNRGRVGVIKNREKHKGSFETIHVQDAAGHEFATRLGNVFTIGKGTKPWVSLPKGKGIKLSIIEEARKRLAAQAAA, from the exons ATG GCTAGAGGGTTGAAGAAACACTTGAAGAGGCTCAATGCCCCCAGGCATTGGATGCTTGACAAGCTTGGTGGTGCATTC GCGCCAAAGCCATCGTCTGGACCCCACAAGTCGAGGGAATGTTTGCCACTTATTCTCATTCTGCGAAACAGACTGAAGTATGCTTTGACATACAGAGAAGTGATTGCTATTCTTATGCAAAGGCATGTTATGGTAGATGGGAAGGTTAGGACTGATAAGACCTACCCTGCTGGTTTTATGG ATGTTGTGTCAATTCCCAAGACAAATGAGGACTTCCGTCTCCTTTATGACACTAAAGGTCGTTTCCGCCTTCATGCCATCACTGGTGATGAGACTAAG TTTAAGCTCTGCAAAGTTAGGTCTGTCCAATTTGGCCAGAAGGGTATTCCATACCTGAATACCTACGATGGACGCACAATACGCTACCCAGACCCTTTGATCAAAGCCAACGACACCATCAAGCTTGACTTAGAGAGCAACAAAATTGTTGATTTCATTAAGTTTGATGTTGGGAATGTTGTCATGGTCACTGGTGGAAGGAACAGGGGACGTGTTGGAGTGATTAAGAACAGGGAGAAGCACAAGGGTAGCTTCGAGACAATCCATGTACAAGATGCTGCTGGACACGAGTTTGCAACTCGTCTAGGCAATGTCTTCACAATCGGTAAAGGAACAAAGCCATGGGTTTCGCTTCCCAAGGGCAAGGGTATCAAGTTGTCGATCATTGAGGAAGCGAGGAAGAGGCTTGCTGCTCAGGCTGCTGCTTAA
- the LOC107938755 gene encoding uncharacterized protein, whose protein sequence is MVFKNIFPDIDINTVKLSSCQRIVLINYNKNVSSLHPFQARSQLFTKKDRSVGEAGTSALLDDSWFSSDSFLHCFCKDFFLLVQDASVVDGDLLSWTRKLKELLENSLGWEFQQKSAVDGIYFEENDEYAPVVEMLDEPSGSEPTS, encoded by the exons ATGGTGTTCAAGAACATCTTTCCGGATATTGATATCAACACT GTTAAACTCTCTTCTTGCCAGAGGATTGTGTTGATTAACTACAATAAAAACGTTTCCTCCCTTCAT CCTTTTCAAGCAAGGAGTCAGTTGTTCACAAAG AAAGATCGTAGTGTTGGAGAGGCAGGGACATCAGCATTATTGGATGATTCATGGTTTTCTTCTGATAGCTTTCTGCACTGCTTCTGCAAG GATTTCTTTTTGTTAGTGCAAGATGCTTCAGTTGTTGATGGAGATCTTCTCTCATGG ACAAGGAAATTAAAAGAGCTGCTTGAAAATAGTTTAGGATGGGAGTTCCAGCAGAAAAGTGCAGTTGATGGAATCTACTTTGAAGAGAATGATGAG TATGCTCCTGTGGTTGAGATGTTGGATGAGCCGAGCGGTAGCGAGCCCACATCTTAG